In Arthrobacter sp. StoSoilB5, one genomic interval encodes:
- a CDS encoding polysaccharide lyase 8 family protein — MNINGPTLNRRTLFRTAGAAALAGALLSHSAPAFAEQAPGLLQLIDRRRLVLAGGQSAAEVPELAAQLEGMGQTTEKWWTSMDKAPVRTSLWNDIPLIGIGQSTAATGNMGLHFNRLYDMALGYAVPGTPYAGNPQLAADIVAGLQLLNDTAYKPGMRAAGNWWFWEIGVPRKSVDILTLLYAEVPETLRASLLAAVRWFAPNPNWRGRTTSLAETGANRVDKSLACCMRGILDNNADEIALGRDALSDTVRGGTNSVFTYVSSGDGFYTDGSFVQHGYLPYAGTYGVVALAGIAEIIAMLGGSSWAVNDPKRSVLLDAVENTYAPFVWDGRIMDTIRGRAVSRQREPDYVSGFGLISAVLLLAPGCEEPYRSRFLALAKGWLERCADQKLVGHPTQSLAKSLLSMGVLSDSSVVSAPAPVYSRMFADQDRLVHHRPQWGCTVNLSSKRIGRYEWGNSENNLGWYQGDGMTFLYTRQDPSQFSADFWPTVDPYALPGTTVNDQARASGAGGAGTGIPRAFQAFAGGLTVDGRWGVIGMDHLNHNKSLSGRKSWFFLDDAVICLGAGITGTGGASVQTTIENRSFAVGSGPDLRTDSRTRRLADGDSPVAIKRSVHIEGHGGYVLLDAPGISGATEVAVIRRTGSWYDVNSGADTGGTTDPVTREYVTITHRHGVDPADSGYAYMVLPAATHDTTFSQSANPDVKVLANSSVSQMIEVATEKLVLANFFAAGSSEGYTVSGPGTLAVRQVGDQLAVSVADPSRTQSSVRVTLPGTQWRTLAQADDGVALVSVDPLVIEVQLDGHGHQKNLTLGT; from the coding sequence TTGAACATCAATGGACCCACACTGAACCGCAGGACCCTTTTCCGCACGGCAGGCGCGGCCGCCCTGGCCGGAGCCCTGCTATCCCACTCCGCCCCGGCGTTTGCGGAACAGGCACCCGGACTGCTGCAGCTCATCGATCGAAGGCGCTTGGTCCTTGCCGGCGGGCAAAGCGCTGCGGAGGTCCCTGAGCTCGCAGCGCAGCTTGAGGGTATGGGCCAAACCACGGAAAAGTGGTGGACTTCCATGGACAAGGCTCCCGTACGGACCTCGTTGTGGAATGACATTCCGCTGATTGGCATTGGACAGTCCACGGCGGCCACCGGCAATATGGGCCTGCATTTCAACCGCCTCTATGACATGGCCCTTGGCTATGCGGTTCCGGGAACTCCCTATGCCGGAAACCCGCAACTGGCGGCCGATATTGTGGCTGGCCTGCAGCTCCTCAATGACACCGCGTACAAGCCCGGCATGCGGGCCGCTGGCAATTGGTGGTTCTGGGAAATAGGTGTCCCCCGCAAATCGGTGGACATCCTCACCCTTCTCTACGCCGAGGTCCCCGAAACGCTGCGGGCTTCGCTGCTGGCAGCAGTGCGCTGGTTCGCTCCCAACCCGAATTGGCGCGGGCGCACAACGTCCCTCGCGGAGACCGGCGCCAACCGCGTGGACAAATCGCTGGCCTGCTGCATGCGGGGCATCCTGGACAACAACGCGGATGAGATAGCCCTGGGCAGGGACGCTTTGAGCGACACGGTACGCGGCGGCACCAACAGTGTGTTCACGTACGTGAGCAGCGGCGACGGCTTCTACACGGACGGCTCCTTTGTGCAGCACGGCTATCTGCCATATGCCGGAACCTACGGCGTTGTGGCTCTGGCCGGCATCGCAGAGATCATCGCCATGCTCGGTGGAAGCTCCTGGGCAGTCAACGACCCCAAGCGTTCCGTGCTCCTGGACGCAGTGGAGAACACCTACGCACCGTTCGTGTGGGACGGCCGGATCATGGACACCATCCGTGGCCGTGCCGTATCCCGGCAGCGCGAGCCCGACTATGTCAGCGGCTTTGGGCTGATCTCCGCCGTCTTACTGCTGGCACCAGGCTGCGAGGAGCCGTACCGTTCGAGGTTCCTCGCCTTGGCCAAGGGCTGGCTTGAACGCTGCGCGGACCAGAAACTCGTTGGCCATCCAACGCAGAGCCTGGCAAAGTCCCTGTTATCGATGGGCGTCCTGTCCGATTCCTCCGTGGTTTCAGCACCGGCGCCTGTGTATAGCCGGATGTTTGCCGACCAGGATCGGCTGGTGCACCACAGACCACAGTGGGGCTGCACGGTGAACCTGTCCTCCAAGCGCATTGGCCGCTACGAGTGGGGCAACAGCGAGAACAACCTCGGCTGGTATCAGGGCGACGGAATGACTTTTTTGTACACCCGGCAAGATCCTTCCCAGTTCAGCGCTGACTTCTGGCCCACGGTGGATCCCTACGCACTCCCGGGCACCACAGTCAACGACCAAGCACGCGCGAGCGGAGCAGGCGGTGCAGGAACTGGAATCCCCCGCGCTTTCCAGGCCTTTGCCGGCGGACTCACCGTGGACGGACGTTGGGGCGTCATCGGTATGGACCACCTGAACCACAACAAGTCCCTGTCCGGAAGGAAATCGTGGTTCTTCCTGGATGACGCCGTCATCTGCCTGGGCGCGGGCATCACCGGTACAGGTGGAGCTTCGGTTCAGACCACCATCGAGAACAGGTCCTTCGCCGTGGGGTCCGGTCCGGACTTGCGAACTGATTCCCGGACGCGTCGCCTGGCTGATGGCGATTCCCCCGTAGCCATTAAACGATCAGTTCACATTGAAGGGCATGGCGGCTATGTCCTCTTGGACGCGCCCGGCATCTCAGGAGCAACCGAGGTAGCCGTGATCCGCCGGACGGGCAGCTGGTATGACGTCAACTCCGGAGCGGATACCGGCGGCACCACGGATCCCGTCACACGGGAATACGTGACCATCACACACCGCCACGGCGTGGATCCCGCGGATTCCGGCTACGCATACATGGTGCTCCCCGCGGCAACCCACGACACCACGTTCTCGCAGTCCGCGAATCCCGATGTAAAGGTCCTGGCAAACTCCTCAGTGTCGCAGATGATCGAAGTCGCGACGGAAAAGCTGGTCCTGGCCAACTTCTTCGCCGCAGGCAGCAGCGAGGGCTATACGGTCTCCGGGCCCGGCACGCTGGCAGTCCGCCAGGTTGGGGACCAGCTCGCTGTCTCCGTTGCAGATCCGTCCCGGACACAGTCCAGCGTTCGGGTCACGCTGCCAGGAACCCAGTGGCGCACGCTGGCACAGGCCGACGACGGCGTGGCCCTTGTCAGCGTCGATCCCCTCGTCATCGAAGTCCAACTCGACGGACATGGCCACCAGAAGAACCTGACGCTGGGCACCTAG
- the gabT gene encoding 4-aminobutyrate--2-oxoglutarate transaminase produces the protein MTTTANELSYRIEQKRNINGAFPGPKSQALAERRSAVVAAGVASGVPVYVEDADGGIIRDVDGNSFIDLGSGIAVTSVGASDPAVVAAVQEAAAHFTHTCFMVTPYEGYVAVAEQLNRLTPGDHAKRTVLFNSGAEAVENAVKVARLATGRDAVVAFDHAYHGRTNLTMALTAKAMPYKTNFGPFAPEVYRMPMSYPFREENPEITGAEAAKRAITMIEKQIGGDQVAAIIIEPIQGEGGFIVPAEGFLPALSAWAKEKGIVFIADEVQSGFCRTGEWFAVDHEGVVPDIITMAKGIAGGLPLSAITGRADLLDAVHPGGLGGTYGGNPVACAAALAAIDTMEQHDLKGRARHIEELALGKLRDLAGEVSVVGDIRGRGAMLAIELVQPGSKEPNAELTKAVAAACLQEGVIILTCGTYGNVIRLLPPLVISDELLLDGLEVLAAAIKANA, from the coding sequence ATGACCACTACCGCGAACGAACTCTCGTACCGCATCGAGCAGAAGCGCAACATCAACGGCGCCTTCCCCGGCCCCAAGTCGCAGGCACTGGCCGAGCGTCGCTCCGCCGTCGTTGCTGCCGGCGTCGCTTCCGGCGTACCTGTCTATGTCGAAGACGCCGACGGCGGCATCATCCGCGACGTCGACGGCAACTCCTTCATCGACCTCGGCTCCGGCATCGCCGTGACCAGCGTCGGCGCGTCCGACCCCGCCGTCGTCGCCGCCGTCCAGGAAGCTGCCGCGCACTTCACGCACACCTGCTTCATGGTCACCCCGTACGAGGGCTACGTCGCAGTGGCCGAGCAGCTCAACCGCCTCACCCCGGGCGACCACGCCAAGCGCACCGTGCTGTTCAATTCCGGCGCTGAAGCCGTGGAGAACGCCGTCAAGGTTGCACGCCTGGCTACCGGCCGCGACGCTGTTGTTGCTTTCGACCACGCCTACCACGGCCGCACCAACCTGACCATGGCGCTCACTGCCAAGGCCATGCCGTACAAGACCAACTTCGGCCCGTTCGCGCCCGAGGTCTACCGCATGCCCATGAGCTACCCGTTCCGTGAAGAGAACCCGGAGATCACCGGTGCCGAGGCTGCCAAGCGCGCCATCACCATGATCGAGAAGCAGATCGGTGGCGACCAGGTTGCAGCGATCATCATCGAACCCATCCAGGGTGAGGGTGGCTTCATCGTTCCGGCCGAAGGCTTCCTCCCGGCACTGTCGGCTTGGGCCAAGGAAAAGGGCATCGTCTTCATTGCTGATGAGGTCCAGTCCGGCTTCTGCCGCACCGGCGAATGGTTCGCCGTTGACCACGAAGGTGTTGTCCCGGACATCATCACCATGGCCAAGGGCATCGCCGGCGGCCTGCCGCTGTCCGCCATCACCGGCCGCGCCGATCTGCTCGACGCCGTCCACCCCGGCGGCCTCGGCGGCACCTACGGTGGCAACCCGGTTGCTTGCGCAGCAGCTCTCGCAGCCATCGACACCATGGAGCAGCACGACCTCAAGGGCCGCGCCCGCCACATCGAAGAGCTCGCCCTGGGCAAGCTCCGCGATCTGGCTGGAGAAGTTTCCGTGGTTGGCGACATCCGTGGCCGCGGCGCCATGCTGGCCATTGAACTCGTACAGCCCGGCTCCAAGGAACCGAACGCTGAGCTCACCAAGGCCGTCGCCGCCGCATGCCTCCAGGAAGGTGTCATCATCCTGACCTGTGGCACTTACGGCAACGTGATCCGCCTGCTTCCGCCGCTCGTGATCAGCGACGAGCTGCTCCTCGACGGCCTCGAGGTTCTCGCCGCCGCCATCAAGGCCAACGCGTAA
- a CDS encoding gamma-aminobutyraldehyde dehydrogenase has product MVQTLQNFINGEFVTPAGTGLLDIVNPTNGEIVAKSPISVQADVDAAMTAASDAFKTWKHVTPGQRQLMLLKLADAVEANSEELVEAQHRNTGQVRSLIASEEVAAGADQLRFFAGAARIMEGKSAGEYFEGHTSYVRREPIGVVAQVAPWNYPFLMAIWKIGPALAAGNTVVLKPSDTTPESTLVLARLAGEIFPAGVLNVVLGTGETGAMMVDHKVPGLVSITGSVRAGIAVASGAAKGLKRAHLELGGKAPAIVFKDADIKKSAAAIAEFAFFNAGQDCTAITRVLIEDEIHDDMVAAMVEHTKTLHTGSENDEDNYFGPLNNVNHFNAVTSVVEHLPENCKIETGGHRAGEKGFFFEPTIITGAKQTDDIVQKETFGPVITVQKFSTEAEALELANDVEYALASSVWTTDHGTAMRMSRDLDFGAVWINTHILLTAEMPHGGFKQSGYGKDLSMYGVEDYTRIKHVMSALDA; this is encoded by the coding sequence GTGGTTCAAACCTTGCAGAATTTCATCAACGGCGAATTCGTTACGCCGGCAGGTACGGGTCTCCTGGACATCGTGAACCCCACCAACGGGGAGATCGTTGCCAAGTCGCCGATTTCGGTGCAGGCCGATGTTGACGCCGCCATGACCGCTGCCAGCGACGCTTTCAAGACGTGGAAGCACGTCACACCGGGCCAGCGCCAGCTCATGCTGCTCAAGCTTGCCGACGCCGTGGAGGCCAACAGCGAGGAACTCGTTGAAGCCCAGCACCGCAACACCGGCCAGGTCCGCTCCCTGATCGCTTCCGAGGAAGTTGCCGCCGGCGCAGACCAGCTCCGCTTCTTCGCAGGTGCTGCACGCATCATGGAAGGCAAGTCCGCAGGCGAGTACTTCGAGGGCCACACCTCCTACGTCCGCCGCGAACCGATCGGTGTCGTGGCCCAGGTCGCGCCGTGGAACTACCCGTTCCTCATGGCCATCTGGAAGATCGGCCCCGCCCTGGCCGCTGGAAACACTGTTGTCCTCAAGCCGTCGGACACCACCCCGGAATCCACCCTGGTGCTGGCACGCCTCGCCGGGGAAATCTTCCCCGCCGGCGTCCTCAACGTTGTCCTGGGAACCGGTGAAACCGGCGCCATGATGGTGGATCACAAGGTCCCCGGCCTGGTGTCCATCACCGGTTCCGTCCGCGCCGGCATCGCCGTTGCCAGCGGTGCGGCCAAGGGCCTCAAGCGTGCACACCTGGAACTTGGCGGCAAGGCTCCGGCCATCGTCTTCAAGGACGCCGACATCAAGAAGAGCGCTGCGGCCATCGCAGAATTCGCCTTCTTCAACGCCGGCCAGGACTGCACGGCCATCACCCGTGTACTGATCGAGGACGAGATCCACGATGACATGGTGGCGGCCATGGTTGAGCACACCAAGACGCTGCACACCGGTTCCGAGAACGACGAAGACAACTACTTCGGCCCGCTCAACAACGTGAACCACTTCAACGCCGTCACCTCCGTGGTGGAACACCTCCCGGAGAACTGCAAGATCGAAACCGGCGGCCACCGCGCGGGCGAGAAGGGCTTCTTCTTCGAGCCCACCATCATCACCGGCGCCAAGCAGACCGACGACATCGTCCAGAAGGAAACCTTCGGTCCCGTCATTACGGTCCAGAAGTTCAGCACCGAAGCCGAAGCGCTCGAGCTGGCCAACGACGTCGAATACGCCCTGGCATCCAGCGTCTGGACCACCGACCACGGCACTGCCATGCGCATGAGCCGTGACCTGGACTTCGGCGCAGTCTGGATCAACACCCACATCCTCCTCACGGCAGAGATGCCGCACGGTGGCTTCAAGCAGTCCGGCTACGGCAAGGACCTCTCCATGTACGGCGTGGAGGACTACACGCGCATCAAGCACGTCATGAGTGCATTGGATGCATAA
- a CDS encoding PucR family transcriptional regulator — MAMSLSSLVAVPSLKLRKTGSAETTWNQDISWVAVTELEDPQRFLSGGELVLTTGLRLKSAADQRRFVRQVQRAGAVGIGFGIGLTHESVPEALIAEANRWGLPLVEVQYEIPFIAIGKLVAESHSADHYANLERLLAGHQILARSLLTGGGLGELLKQLGSMLRTDVVLTQFSAQLYNSVPGKPAPTADGWASYPIPTGRRDACTLWLRQPFVDSGIVSYAQNLISVELNNMVKQRQAQRAMAGQVLDDVIHGTLETIEAARRLAGVGINSTRKNVVLVAESTAHHKQLVNISLPQALEAGVSAVVGKDLVTVISDDGSSATALAKSLSDHLQEAGIHAVIGIGGAYTKPNGLRWSYFEARDAVAHGLPVNEPERLSLTSLLLASEDVPLADMASESLTPLRKFDAAHGAELVTTLESYLNHNGSVAAVAEALTLHRNTVRYRLAQITELTGYDPSQTQDRVQLWLALAVQRLGSRNPR; from the coding sequence ATGGCAATGTCCCTCTCTTCGCTCGTCGCTGTCCCCTCCCTGAAGCTCCGCAAAACAGGTAGCGCAGAAACAACCTGGAACCAGGACATCAGCTGGGTGGCCGTGACGGAGCTGGAAGATCCACAGCGCTTCCTCAGCGGCGGGGAATTGGTCCTCACCACGGGCCTGCGCCTGAAGAGCGCCGCCGACCAGCGCCGATTCGTCCGGCAGGTCCAGCGCGCGGGTGCGGTGGGCATCGGCTTCGGCATCGGCCTTACGCACGAGTCCGTTCCCGAGGCCCTCATCGCCGAAGCCAACCGTTGGGGCCTGCCCCTGGTGGAAGTGCAGTACGAGATTCCCTTCATCGCCATCGGAAAACTCGTTGCCGAGTCGCATTCGGCTGACCACTACGCAAACTTGGAACGACTCCTGGCAGGACACCAGATCCTCGCCCGATCGCTCCTTACCGGCGGCGGCCTGGGCGAACTCCTCAAGCAATTGGGCAGCATGCTGCGCACTGACGTCGTGCTTACCCAGTTCAGCGCGCAACTTTACAACAGCGTTCCCGGGAAACCGGCCCCGACGGCGGATGGCTGGGCTTCGTATCCGATTCCCACCGGCCGTAGGGACGCCTGCACGCTGTGGTTGCGGCAGCCATTCGTGGACTCCGGGATTGTCAGTTACGCACAGAACCTCATCAGCGTGGAGCTCAACAACATGGTCAAGCAGCGCCAGGCGCAGAGAGCCATGGCCGGGCAGGTGCTGGACGACGTCATCCACGGCACGCTGGAAACCATAGAGGCTGCCCGCCGTTTGGCAGGCGTTGGAATCAACAGCACCAGGAAGAACGTGGTGCTCGTGGCGGAGTCCACGGCACACCACAAGCAACTGGTGAATATCTCGCTGCCCCAGGCGTTGGAAGCTGGCGTCAGCGCGGTGGTCGGGAAGGACCTGGTCACCGTCATCAGCGACGACGGCAGCTCTGCCACAGCCTTGGCCAAGAGCCTGAGCGACCATCTGCAGGAAGCCGGGATCCACGCCGTGATCGGAATCGGCGGCGCCTATACGAAGCCGAACGGCCTGCGCTGGAGCTACTTTGAAGCGCGCGACGCCGTGGCGCACGGCTTGCCCGTGAACGAACCCGAGCGGCTGAGCCTGACCTCCCTGTTGCTGGCGAGCGAGGACGTTCCGTTGGCCGACATGGCCAGCGAGTCGCTCACCCCCCTGCGGAAGTTCGACGCCGCGCACGGTGCCGAACTGGTGACCACGCTGGAGAGCTACCTCAACCACAACGGCTCCGTGGCGGCCGTCGCCGAAGCCCTGACGCTGCACCGCAACACGGTGCGGTACAGGCTGGCGCAGATTACGGAGCTGACGGGCTACGACCCCTCACAGACGCAGGACCGGGTGCAGCTTTGGCTTGCGCTGGCCGTCCAGCGGCTGGGCTCGCGGAACCCCCGGTAA
- a CDS encoding MFS transporter, whose protein sequence is MAATTPYTPTTGNIPQIAPANVATAQAVKAVPKTRVVAVVGIVAVVLIGLNLRAGITSAAALFHELQQALGYGALVASILPSIPLLCFAVAGMGTSWLTRRVGVEKAIAIALALLAGGLLVRGVPMTGALLGGTVLAMSGLAVCNVAMPSFIREHYADRTSMMTGLYTFTMSGGATFAAAVSVPLAQQLGSPSMGLAAWGILGVAALLGFLPVVLHSHRNSTKTDRPRVSMWPLLRTRLGILITAIFTFQAFLAYAVMSWFAYILTSQGLSASESGLQFGVMQLVSVAAGMILLAFGSRPGMLRPALYLASSSTLVAIAAMIWLPTSLAVISAVLFGFGLGIFPLVLVIISRSGRSTAETTALSTIAQSLGYLIAAIGPFGMGLLHSATGGWALPLSLLSIVAVALMVTCHMLTSKRTATKTGPRKA, encoded by the coding sequence ATGGCTGCGACGACCCCTTACACCCCGACCACAGGAAACATCCCACAGATTGCCCCCGCCAACGTGGCAACAGCCCAAGCGGTGAAGGCAGTCCCCAAGACGCGCGTCGTGGCCGTCGTCGGCATCGTTGCAGTGGTCCTCATCGGACTGAACCTGCGCGCCGGAATCACCAGCGCAGCGGCGCTCTTCCACGAGTTGCAGCAGGCGCTGGGCTACGGCGCCTTGGTGGCTTCGATCCTGCCCTCGATTCCGCTGCTGTGCTTTGCGGTTGCAGGGATGGGGACCTCGTGGCTGACCCGCCGCGTGGGTGTTGAGAAGGCCATCGCGATCGCCTTGGCCTTGCTGGCAGGGGGCTTGCTGGTGCGCGGTGTTCCAATGACGGGCGCCCTGCTCGGTGGAACCGTCCTGGCGATGTCCGGACTTGCCGTGTGCAACGTGGCCATGCCGTCGTTTATCCGCGAACACTATGCGGACCGCACCTCGATGATGACCGGGCTCTACACCTTCACGATGTCCGGCGGCGCTACGTTCGCAGCGGCCGTGAGCGTTCCCTTGGCCCAGCAGCTCGGTTCGCCGTCGATGGGCCTTGCCGCCTGGGGCATCCTGGGCGTCGCAGCGCTACTCGGCTTCCTCCCGGTGGTCCTGCACTCGCACCGGAATTCCACCAAGACGGACCGTCCGCGCGTATCCATGTGGCCCCTGCTCCGCACCCGCCTGGGGATCCTCATCACCGCTATCTTCACCTTCCAGGCTTTCCTCGCCTATGCCGTGATGAGCTGGTTCGCGTACATCCTCACCTCCCAGGGCCTCAGTGCTTCCGAAAGCGGACTGCAGTTTGGCGTCATGCAGCTGGTCTCCGTAGCCGCCGGCATGATCCTGCTCGCCTTCGGTTCCCGGCCGGGCATGCTGCGGCCTGCTCTCTACCTCGCGAGCAGCTCCACGCTGGTTGCCATTGCCGCCATGATCTGGTTGCCCACCTCCTTGGCGGTCATTTCGGCGGTGCTCTTCGGCTTTGGCTTGGGCATCTTCCCGCTGGTCCTGGTGATCATCAGCCGCAGTGGACGCTCGACGGCGGAAACCACCGCGCTCTCCACGATCGCCCAATCGCTGGGATACTTGATTGCGGCAATCGGCCCCTTTGGCATGGGGCTGCTCCACAGCGCTACGGGCGGGTGGGCGCTGCCCCTGAGCTTGCTGTCCATCGTGGCAGTGGCGCTCATGGTTACCTGCCACATGCTCACGAGCAAGCGCACTGCCACCAAGACCGGACCGAGGAAAGCATGA